One part of the Methylobacterium terrae genome encodes these proteins:
- a CDS encoding DUF3616 domain-containing protein: protein MPRALPLLAALAASVLASAASAEPVTVGPLLEHRGMCEASGAVLYPRGSVGDRFLVVDDESSVVRLYRAGASGEALPLGGADLGPQLGLGDKDGKPDLESATWLGPDLYVLGSHSRRHGGKQSPGRGRLAAVTVAEAGGEPVLTPKGGAVRSLPQALAALSPLLADRIGLAVPARDDLDPKRKGFNIEGLAPRPDGKSLWLGLRNPLDIDANALLVPLENPAEAIAGGAPRLGAPVALDLKGRGIRDLAYAPEAKAYLILAGGAGGGGEPFDLYRWSGDPGSKPVRVEGAAAAFATIPDFQPEGLLVGPAGDRVQVLSDDGEALGSDGKPCEESKDGKRFRSLMLELR from the coding sequence ATGCCCCGTGCCCTCCCGCTCCTCGCAGCCCTCGCCGCATCGGTCCTCGCCTCCGCCGCGTCGGCAGAGCCGGTGACGGTCGGCCCGCTGCTGGAGCATCGCGGGATGTGCGAGGCCTCCGGCGCGGTGCTCTACCCGCGCGGCAGCGTCGGCGACCGGTTCCTGGTGGTCGACGACGAATCGAGCGTGGTGCGGCTCTACCGGGCCGGCGCGAGCGGCGAGGCGCTGCCGCTCGGCGGCGCCGACCTCGGGCCCCAGCTCGGCCTCGGCGACAAGGACGGCAAGCCCGACCTCGAATCCGCGACCTGGCTCGGCCCCGACCTCTACGTGCTCGGCTCGCACAGCCGCCGGCACGGCGGCAAGCAGAGCCCCGGCCGCGGGCGGCTGGCCGCCGTGACGGTGGCGGAGGCCGGCGGAGAGCCGGTCCTGACGCCGAAGGGCGGCGCGGTCCGGAGCCTGCCGCAGGCCCTCGCCGCCCTGTCGCCGCTCCTCGCGGACCGGATCGGGCTCGCCGTGCCGGCCCGCGACGACCTCGACCCCAAGCGCAAGGGCTTCAACATCGAGGGCCTGGCGCCGCGTCCGGACGGCAAGTCCCTCTGGCTCGGCCTGCGCAACCCCCTCGACATCGACGCGAACGCGCTCCTGGTGCCGCTCGAGAATCCGGCCGAGGCGATCGCCGGCGGCGCCCCGCGCCTCGGGGCCCCGGTCGCCCTCGACCTGAAGGGCCGCGGCATCCGCGACCTCGCCTACGCGCCCGAGGCGAAAGCCTACCTGATCCTCGCCGGCGGCGCCGGGGGCGGGGGTGAGCCGTTCGACCTCTACCGCTGGTCGGGCGACCCGGGGTCGAAGCCGGTGCGGGTGGAGGGCGCCGCCGCGGCCTTCGCGACGATCCCGGATTTCCAGCCCGAGGGGCTGCTGGTCGGCCCGGCCGGCGACCGGGTCCAGGTCCTGAGCGACGACGGCGAGGCGCTCGGCTCCGACGGCAAGCCGTGCGAGGAGTCGAAGGACGGCAAGCGCTTCCGCAGCCTGATGCTGGAGCTGCGCTGA